A single genomic interval of Macadamia integrifolia cultivar HAES 741 chromosome 6, SCU_Mint_v3, whole genome shotgun sequence harbors:
- the LOC122082869 gene encoding serine/arginine-rich splicing factor RS31-like, with protein MRPVFCGNFGYDTRQSELERLFNKYGRVERVDMKSGFAFVYFDDERDAEDAISRLDNTPFGYSKRRLSVEWARNGERGGSRHREGSRSMANQKPTKTLFVINFDPERTRIRDIERHFEPYGKVLHVRIRRNFAFVQFETQEDATKALECTHMSKILDRVVSVEYALRDDGEQRGDRRDSPRRGGYGRRGDSPYGGRSISPIHRRGRPSPDYGRARSPVYDRYNGPAYDRNRSPDYGRYPSRSPVRRSRT; from the exons ATGAGGCCGGTGTTTTGCGGAAATTTCGGTTACGATACTCGCCAGTCTGAGTTGGAGCGCCTGTTCAATAAATATGGAAGGGTCGAGCGCGTCGACATGAAATCTG GTTTtgcatttgtttattttgatgatgaGCGTGATGCCGAAGATGCCATATCTCGTCTTGACAACACGCCATTTGGTTACAGTAAACGTAGGCTATCAGTGGAGTGGGCAAGG AATGGTGAAAGGGGGGGTTCACGTCATCGTGAGGGATCTAGGTCAATGGCCAATCAGAAGCCCACAAAAACTCTTTTTGTGATCAACTTTGACCCAGAGCGCACAAGGATCCGTGACATTGAAAGGCACTTCGAACCTTATGGGAAGGTTCTGCATGTGCGGATTAGAAGAAACTTCGCATTTGTGCAGTTTGAAACTCAGGAAGATGCTACAAAAGCACTCGAGTGTACTCATATGAG CAAGATATTGGACAGGGTGGTATCTGTTGAGTATGCCTTGAGGGATGATGGCGAACAACGAGGCGACAGGCGGGACAGCCCTAGAAGAGGTGGTTATGGGAGGCGTGGGGATAGCCCATATGGTGGTAGGTCAATTAGTCCAATACACCGCAGGGGCCGACCAAGTCCTGATTATGGGCGTGCTCGCAGTCCAGTTTATGATAGGTACAATGGCCCTGCCTATGACAGGAACCGCAGTCCGGATTATGGCAGATACCCTAG CCGGTCTCCTGTGCGGAGGTCAAGAACCTGA
- the LOC122080757 gene encoding calcium-binding protein KIC-like, giving the protein MENRGNSSSSPSLIESPMSEYEDLLPVMAEKLDVENFMSELCGGFQILAEPERGLITPESLRKNSSLLGMEGMCKEESEAMVKEGDLDGDGALNEMEFCILMVRLSPGMMQDAEAWLEKALPPLGDGS; this is encoded by the coding sequence ATGGAGAACAGGGGAAATTCATCATCATCGCCTTCATTGATTGAGAGTCCGATGAGTGAGTACGAGGATCTGCTACCAGTAATGGCAGAGAAGCTGGATGTGGAGAATTTTATGTCGGAGCTGTGTGGAGGATTCCAAATTCTGGCAGAACCCGAAAGAGGGCTGATAACACCGGAGAGCCTGAGGAAGAATTCTTCGCTTCTGGGTATGGAAGGAATGTGCAAAGAGGAGTCAGAAGCGATGGTGAAGGAAGGAGATTTGGACGGCGATGGAGCACTTAATGAGATGGAGTTCTGCATCTTAATGGTCAGGCTCAGCCCTGGCATGATGCAGGACGCTGAGGCCTGGCTTGAGAAGGCCCTCCCTCCACTGGGAGATGGGAGCTGA
- the LOC122081714 gene encoding protein yippee-like At4g27745 codes for MAEWVGPRLYGCCNCRNHVSLHDDIISKSFQGRNGRAFLFSHAMNIVVGPKEDRHLMTGLHTVADVYCGECREVLGWKYERAYEETQKYKEGKFILEKSKIVKENW; via the exons ATGGCGGAATGGGTTGGGCCTCGGTTGTACGGTTGCTGTAATTGCCGAAATCATGTTTCCCTTCATGATGATATCATTTCTAAATCTTTTCAG GGGAGAAACGGTCGAGCCTTTTTGTTCTCTCATGCGATGAACATAGTTGTGGGGCCTAAAGAAGACAGACATCTCATGACTGGTCTCCACACTGTTGCGGATGTCTACTGCGGTGAATGCCGCGAGGTGCTGGGTTGGAAGTATGAGCGAGCTTATGAAGAAACTCAGAAATACAAGGAAGGAAAGTTCATACTCGAGAAGTCGAAGATTGTCAAGGAGAACTGGTAG
- the LOC122081713 gene encoding probable serine/threonine-protein kinase WNK10 isoform X2 — protein sequence MNWGSGLLSPVDGHQRKMEVAAATEAADDYYVEKDPTGRYVRYEEILGNGAFKTVYKAFDEVDGIEVAWNQVKIDDMLQSPENLERLYSEVHLLKSLKHEKIIKFYNSWVDDKKKTVNMITELFTSGSLRQYRKRHKNVDMKAIKNWARQILMGLQYLHSHNPPILHRDLKCDNIFVNGNHGEIKIGDLGLATVMQQSTARSVIGTPEFMAPELYEEEYNELVDIYSFGMCMLEMVTFEYPYSECRNPAQIYKKVTSGIKPASLDKVNDLQVKHFIEQCLAPASVRLPAKELLKDPFLLSDNPKGPIRSPLQLPSNLQKSGPPSMDIDSEYKQLSISSIAEKSSGTPCCPPSLEFQRMNKNNEFRVRGEIKDDNSISLTLRIADTSGRARNIHFLFYLDTDTALSVAGEMVEQLNLSDQDVAFIGEFIDYLIVRLVPSWKPSIDYSSNGVSPNEGSLVLRTDRGSMRSHWGSVPINRPAESSIEREVLSQLSPIEGCLLEVDTTNSNGRYDRTMSHGDLITSSSLTNREDQESQASMVSDISTDYAATISSFTNNERMVLVECPDYNIDGGCKSSSEYGFEMDLGLEELDGCKMKVDDTNVGDYMVANEFTKSPKFSINGLSNGMSLSNICSSLSISDKDEDSELQLELNAIESHYQQWFDELSRMREEAVESAKKRWIAKKKLRIP from the exons ATGAATTGGGGGAGTGGATTGTTGTCGCCTGTGGATGGACACCAAAGGAAAATGGAAGTGGCCGCCGCCACTGAGGCGGCCGATGACTATTACGTCGAGAAAGATCCGACTGGTCGATATGTCCGG TATGAAGAGATCTTGGGTAATGGAGCATTCAAGACTGT CTACAAGGCATTTGATGAAGTTGATGGAATAGAAGTAGCTTGGAACCAAGTGAAGATTGATGATATGTTGCAGTCACCAGAGAATCTGGAGAGGCTATATTCAGAAGTCCATCTTTTGAAATCattgaaacatgaaaaaattatcaAATTCTATAACTCATGGGTGGATGATAAGAAGAAAACTGTTAATATGATCACTGAGCTATTCACCTCCGGTAGTCTGAGGCA ATACCGTAAGAGGCATAAGAATGTTGATATGAAGGCTATAAAGAATTGGGCACGGCAGATCCTCATGGGGTTGCAGTATCTTCACAGTCACAATCCACCAATTCTTCATAGAGACTTGAAATGTGACAACATTTTTGTTAATGGTAACCacggagaaataaagattggaGATCTTGGATTAGCAACTGTTATGCAGCAGTCTACTGCCAGAAGTGTTATTG GTACTCCTGAGTTCATGGCTCCAGAGCTCTATGAAGAGGAGTACAATGAATTGGTTGACATATATTCTTTTGGTATGTGCATGTTAGAAATGGTTACATTTGAGTATCCATATAGTGAATGCAGAAATCCAGCTCAAATCTATAAGAAGGTTACATCA GGAATAAAGCCTGCTTCTCTTGATAAGGTGAATGACCtccaagttaagcatttcatTGAGCAATGTTTGGCTCCAGCATCAGTGAGATTGCCTGCAAAAGAGCTCTTGAAGGACCCATTCCTCCTCTCTGACAATCCGAAGGGACCGATTCGAAGTCCGCTACAGTTACCATCAAATTTGCAGAAGTCTGGACCTCCTTCCATGGACATAGACTCGGAATACAAACAACTTTCAATTAGTTCTATTGCTGAGAAAAGCAGTGGAACTCCATGTTGTCCTCCTTCCTTGGAATTTcaaagaatgaataaaaataatgagTTCAGGGTAAGAGGGGAGATAAAGGATGATAACTCAATATCATTAACCCTACGTATTGCTGATACATCTG GTCGAGCTAGAAatatccattttcttttctatcttgaTACGGATACGGCACTTTCAGTCGCTGGTGAGATGGTTGAACAACTTAATCTATCTGACCAAGATGTGGCTTTTATAGGTGAGTTCATTGATTACTTGATTGTGAGACTTGTACCCAGTTGGAAGCCTTCAATTGATTATTCATCCAATGGAGTAAGTCCAAATGAAGGATCTCTAGTACTTAGGACTGACAGGGGTTCAATGCGATCTCATTGGGGTTCAGTACCAATTAATCGTCCTGCTGAATCATCGATAGAGAGAGAAGTTTTATCTCAATTGAGTCCTATTGAAGGTTGCTTACTAGAGGTTGATACAACTAACTCAAATGGAAGATATGATCGAACTATGTCGCATGGTGATCTTATTACTTCTTCAAGTTTAACCAACAGAGAAGATCAAGAGTCTCAAGCATCAATGGTTTCAGATATTTCCACTGATTATGCTGCCACAATCAGTTCATTTACTAATAATGAGAGAATGGTTCTGGTAGAATGTCCTGATTACAACATTGATGGAGGCTGTAAAAGTTCAAGCGAGTATGGATTTGAGATGGATTTGGGTCTAGAGGAGTTGGATGGATGTAAAATGAAAGTTGATGATACCAATGTTGGTGACTATATGGTAGCAAATGAATTTACGAAGAGCCCAAAGTTCTCTATTAATGGTCTTTCTAATGGTATGAGTTTATCAAACATTTGTTCTTCCTTGTCAATCTCTGATAAAGATGAAGACTCTGAGCTGCAGTTGGAACTTAATGCGATTGAATCGCATTATCAACAATGGTTTGATGAACTCTCAAGGATGAGGGAAGAGGCTGTAGAGAGTGCTAAAAAGAGGTGGATCGcaaaaaagaaattaaggatTCCGTAG
- the LOC122081713 gene encoding probable serine/threonine-protein kinase WNK10 isoform X1, with the protein MNWGSGLLSPVDGHQRKMEVAAATEAADDYYVEKDPTGRYVRVSSLISIVYEEILGNGAFKTVYKAFDEVDGIEVAWNQVKIDDMLQSPENLERLYSEVHLLKSLKHEKIIKFYNSWVDDKKKTVNMITELFTSGSLRQYRKRHKNVDMKAIKNWARQILMGLQYLHSHNPPILHRDLKCDNIFVNGNHGEIKIGDLGLATVMQQSTARSVIGTPEFMAPELYEEEYNELVDIYSFGMCMLEMVTFEYPYSECRNPAQIYKKVTSGIKPASLDKVNDLQVKHFIEQCLAPASVRLPAKELLKDPFLLSDNPKGPIRSPLQLPSNLQKSGPPSMDIDSEYKQLSISSIAEKSSGTPCCPPSLEFQRMNKNNEFRVRGEIKDDNSISLTLRIADTSGRARNIHFLFYLDTDTALSVAGEMVEQLNLSDQDVAFIGEFIDYLIVRLVPSWKPSIDYSSNGVSPNEGSLVLRTDRGSMRSHWGSVPINRPAESSIEREVLSQLSPIEGCLLEVDTTNSNGRYDRTMSHGDLITSSSLTNREDQESQASMVSDISTDYAATISSFTNNERMVLVECPDYNIDGGCKSSSEYGFEMDLGLEELDGCKMKVDDTNVGDYMVANEFTKSPKFSINGLSNGMSLSNICSSLSISDKDEDSELQLELNAIESHYQQWFDELSRMREEAVESAKKRWIAKKKLRIP; encoded by the exons ATGAATTGGGGGAGTGGATTGTTGTCGCCTGTGGATGGACACCAAAGGAAAATGGAAGTGGCCGCCGCCACTGAGGCGGCCGATGACTATTACGTCGAGAAAGATCCGACTGGTCGATATGTCCGGGTATCATCTCTTATCTCTATAGTG TATGAAGAGATCTTGGGTAATGGAGCATTCAAGACTGT CTACAAGGCATTTGATGAAGTTGATGGAATAGAAGTAGCTTGGAACCAAGTGAAGATTGATGATATGTTGCAGTCACCAGAGAATCTGGAGAGGCTATATTCAGAAGTCCATCTTTTGAAATCattgaaacatgaaaaaattatcaAATTCTATAACTCATGGGTGGATGATAAGAAGAAAACTGTTAATATGATCACTGAGCTATTCACCTCCGGTAGTCTGAGGCA ATACCGTAAGAGGCATAAGAATGTTGATATGAAGGCTATAAAGAATTGGGCACGGCAGATCCTCATGGGGTTGCAGTATCTTCACAGTCACAATCCACCAATTCTTCATAGAGACTTGAAATGTGACAACATTTTTGTTAATGGTAACCacggagaaataaagattggaGATCTTGGATTAGCAACTGTTATGCAGCAGTCTACTGCCAGAAGTGTTATTG GTACTCCTGAGTTCATGGCTCCAGAGCTCTATGAAGAGGAGTACAATGAATTGGTTGACATATATTCTTTTGGTATGTGCATGTTAGAAATGGTTACATTTGAGTATCCATATAGTGAATGCAGAAATCCAGCTCAAATCTATAAGAAGGTTACATCA GGAATAAAGCCTGCTTCTCTTGATAAGGTGAATGACCtccaagttaagcatttcatTGAGCAATGTTTGGCTCCAGCATCAGTGAGATTGCCTGCAAAAGAGCTCTTGAAGGACCCATTCCTCCTCTCTGACAATCCGAAGGGACCGATTCGAAGTCCGCTACAGTTACCATCAAATTTGCAGAAGTCTGGACCTCCTTCCATGGACATAGACTCGGAATACAAACAACTTTCAATTAGTTCTATTGCTGAGAAAAGCAGTGGAACTCCATGTTGTCCTCCTTCCTTGGAATTTcaaagaatgaataaaaataatgagTTCAGGGTAAGAGGGGAGATAAAGGATGATAACTCAATATCATTAACCCTACGTATTGCTGATACATCTG GTCGAGCTAGAAatatccattttcttttctatcttgaTACGGATACGGCACTTTCAGTCGCTGGTGAGATGGTTGAACAACTTAATCTATCTGACCAAGATGTGGCTTTTATAGGTGAGTTCATTGATTACTTGATTGTGAGACTTGTACCCAGTTGGAAGCCTTCAATTGATTATTCATCCAATGGAGTAAGTCCAAATGAAGGATCTCTAGTACTTAGGACTGACAGGGGTTCAATGCGATCTCATTGGGGTTCAGTACCAATTAATCGTCCTGCTGAATCATCGATAGAGAGAGAAGTTTTATCTCAATTGAGTCCTATTGAAGGTTGCTTACTAGAGGTTGATACAACTAACTCAAATGGAAGATATGATCGAACTATGTCGCATGGTGATCTTATTACTTCTTCAAGTTTAACCAACAGAGAAGATCAAGAGTCTCAAGCATCAATGGTTTCAGATATTTCCACTGATTATGCTGCCACAATCAGTTCATTTACTAATAATGAGAGAATGGTTCTGGTAGAATGTCCTGATTACAACATTGATGGAGGCTGTAAAAGTTCAAGCGAGTATGGATTTGAGATGGATTTGGGTCTAGAGGAGTTGGATGGATGTAAAATGAAAGTTGATGATACCAATGTTGGTGACTATATGGTAGCAAATGAATTTACGAAGAGCCCAAAGTTCTCTATTAATGGTCTTTCTAATGGTATGAGTTTATCAAACATTTGTTCTTCCTTGTCAATCTCTGATAAAGATGAAGACTCTGAGCTGCAGTTGGAACTTAATGCGATTGAATCGCATTATCAACAATGGTTTGATGAACTCTCAAGGATGAGGGAAGAGGCTGTAGAGAGTGCTAAAAAGAGGTGGATCGcaaaaaagaaattaaggatTCCGTAG